Proteins from a genomic interval of Cupriavidus sp. WKF15:
- a CDS encoding GntR family transcriptional regulator, with protein sequence MTQSEKKSMAGEIKATIQREIEDGDMPPGTPLDERMLAERFGVSRTPVREALQQLSVQNMVRIVPRVGVFVSRLSITQLRETLELLGELEAVAAKLAARRMDDDQRASLKAARAECEQAHAEDDGKRFAKANAEFHDTVYAGSHNEYLVAQIQGIRRLMQRYRPRIFQTPARRQRVLEDHQRLAEAILSGDEAAAHAAMLEHAPVGTTGFSEFLSTLPASYLEGEGGGEATTAKSAAPRGGARRGRKPAAPRAA encoded by the coding sequence ATGACACAGTCCGAGAAGAAGAGCATGGCCGGCGAGATCAAGGCCACGATCCAGCGCGAGATCGAGGATGGCGACATGCCGCCCGGTACCCCGCTGGACGAACGCATGCTGGCCGAGCGCTTCGGCGTTTCCCGCACGCCGGTGCGGGAGGCGCTGCAGCAGCTGTCCGTGCAGAACATGGTCCGCATCGTGCCGCGCGTGGGCGTATTCGTGTCGCGCCTGTCGATCACGCAGTTGCGCGAAACCCTGGAGCTGCTTGGCGAGCTGGAAGCCGTGGCGGCGAAGCTGGCCGCGCGCCGCATGGACGATGATCAGCGCGCCAGCCTGAAGGCGGCCCGCGCCGAATGCGAGCAGGCGCATGCCGAAGACGATGGCAAGCGCTTTGCCAAGGCCAATGCGGAGTTCCATGACACGGTCTATGCGGGTAGCCACAACGAATACCTGGTGGCGCAGATCCAGGGTATCCGCCGGCTGATGCAGCGCTACCGCCCGCGCATCTTCCAAACGCCGGCGCGCCGGCAGCGCGTGCTGGAAGACCACCAGCGGCTTGCCGAGGCCATCCTGAGCGGCGATGAAGCCGCCGCGCACGCGGCCATGCTTGAACACGCGCCGGTTGGCACGACCGGATTCTCGGAGTTCCTTTCTACCTTGCCGGCCAGCTACCTCGAGGGCGAGGGCGGCGGCGAGGCGACCACCGCCAAGAGCGCCGCACCCCGCGGC